ATGAGTTCATACACTGTTACACGCATCCTGAGTTTGTCGAACGCCATATAAAACATCCGCACTGGAAAGCCCTGAATGAAGGGTTGACGACTCGTTTGACAGAGAAACTGCCAGACCCTAAGCGTCTCTTGCCCATTCCCTTGGCAAAGGATCCCTATCATGGTTTCAAGCTGTCCACCGGGGACTCCTGGCCGGATGCGGCCAGGCGAATCGAAGACGAAGTTGGCGAAAATGTGTTGTTGAAAGCGTTCTTTGGCGGCGATGACCAGGCTATTAGTGAAGTAGCTAAAGCCGCTGCTCAGATCTACCCCAAGATTGCCTCACATATTACCGAGAGGGAGTTGTATCAAGCGGGCAGCATGCGTGGAGGACAACAGCTGGCCGAGTGTTACGTAGGTGCTTTGCTCAAAAACGGTCAGAAACTGCCTGACAGTTTTACGAATTATCTGCTACCTGTATTTAGCTATTCAGATATAAGCCCTGGTCACGCGAAAAAAATACAGGCGCAAGCGGAAAAAAGTCAAAAGCGGATGGGAATTGTGTTCGATACAGCGTTTTTTTCACCTGACCTGAAGACCCAGAGACTGGCACTTGGCATGCTACGGGAGGACCTGCTGATGCACTGGAAAAAAGTTATTCCGGATAGAAAGTAAATGT
This region of Pseudomonas cannabina genomic DNA includes:
- a CDS encoding type III effector, coding for MLDKVGNSARVDNAPHVEAPAGPEPMRLDAARGQKPKAPMDAPSSLRLRAIAGGMPSEEAGTTAPADVNQPPPADVRPEMGVDPVRLFVKLMVGTLALSTGVRFARYPSDFAKDPGGSVWAAINLQHRSSVTHLEQGNQTVLERFGAHIPKDSACFKARADVTHDVPSGVAGQWNHKTQRVKLNPNIHFESHPAQVAGHEFIHCYTHPEFVERHIKHPHWKALNEGLTTRLTEKLPDPKRLLPIPLAKDPYHGFKLSTGDSWPDAARRIEDEVGENVLLKAFFGGDDQAISEVAKAAAQIYPKIASHITERELYQAGSMRGGQQLAECYVGALLKNGQKLPDSFTNYLLPVFSYSDISPGHAKKIQAQAEKSQKRMGIVFDTAFFSPDLKTQRLALGMLREDLLMHWKKVIPDRK